Proteins encoded together in one Passer domesticus isolate bPasDom1 chromosome 6, bPasDom1.hap1, whole genome shotgun sequence window:
- the TMEM258 gene encoding transmembrane protein 258: MGWRLALAAPRSRPHFHFRRPRGADVRRPERSRRVAAGTGDMELEAMSRYTSPVNPAVFPHLTVVLLAIGMFFTAWFFVYEVTSTKYTRDIYKELLISLVASLFMGFGVLFLLLWVGIYV, encoded by the exons ATGGGGTGGCGGCTCGCGCTCGCCGCGCCTCGTTCCCGCCCTCACTTCCACTTCCGGCGGCCGAGGGGGGCGGACGTGCGCCGGCCGGAGCGGAGCCGACGTGTCGCAGCAGGGACCGGCGACATG GAGCTGGAGGCGATGAGCAGATACACGAGCCCGGTGAACCCGGCCGTGTTCCCGCACCTCACCGTGGTGCTGCTGGCCATCGGCATGTTCTTCACCGCCTGGTTCTTCGT CTACGAGGTGACATCCACCAAGTACACCCGGGACATCTACAAGGAGCTGCTGATCTCGCTGGTGGCCTCGCTCTTCATGGGCTTCGGCGtcctcttcctgctgctctgggtcGGGATCTACGTCTGA
- the FEN1 gene encoding flap endonuclease 1, which translates to MGIHGLAKLIADVAPGAIRENDIKSYFGRKVAIDASMSIYQFLIAVRQGADVLQNEDGETTSHLMGMFYRTIRMVENGIKPVYVFDGKPPQLKSGELAKRTERRAEAEKHLQEAQEAGEEENIEKYSKRLVKVTPQHTQECKKLLTLMGIPYVEAPGEAEASCAALVKAGKVYAAATEDMDCLTFGSPVLMRHLTASETKKLPIQEFHLNRILQDLQLTWEQFVDLCILLGCDYCASIRGIGPKRAVELIREHKSIERIVQQLDTKKYPLPENWLHKEAQKLFLEPDVVDPDAVELKWSEPDEEQLVQFMCGEKQFNEERIRNGVRRLSKSRQGSTQGRLDDFFKVTGSITSAKRKEPEPKGGAKKKAKTNSKPNGTAATKTKKAK; encoded by the coding sequence aTGGGAATCCATGGCTTGGCCAAGCTTATCGCCGATGTGGCTCCCGGGGCCATCCGGGAGAACGACATCAAGTCCTACTTTGGCCGGAAGGTGGCCATCGACGCCTCCATGAGCATCTACCAGTTCCTGATCGCCGTGCGGCAGGGAGCTGACGTGCTCCAGAACGAGGACGGCGAGACCACCAGCCACCTGATGGGCATGTTCTACCGCACCATCCGCATGGTGGAGAACGGCATCAAGCCGGTGTACGTGTTCGACGGCAAGCCCCCGCAGCTGAAATCCGGGGAGCTGGCCAAGCGCACGGAGCGCCGCGCCGAGGCGGAGAAGCACCTGCAGGAAGCGCAGGAGGCCGGGGAGGAGGAGAACATCGAGAAGTACAGCAAGAGGCTGGTGAAGGTGACCCCGCAGCACACGCAGGAGTGCAAGAAGCTGCTGACGCTGATGGGAATTCCCTACGTGGAGGCGCCCGGGGAGGCAGAGGCCAGCTGTGCCGCCCTGGTGAAGGCCGGGAAGGTGTACGCCGCCGCCACGGAGGACATGGATTGCCTCACCTTCGGCAGCCCCGTGCTGATGCGGCACCTCACGGCCAGCGAGACCAAGAAGCTGCCCATCCAGGAGTTCCACCTGAACCGGATCCTGCAGGACCTGCAGCTGACCTGGGAGCAGTTTGTGGACCTGTGCATCCTGCTGGGCTGCGACTACTGCGCCAGCATCCGCGGCATCGGGCCGAAGCGCGCCGTGGAGCTCATCCGGGAGCACAAATCCATCGAGAGGATCGTGCAGCAGCTCGACACCAAGAAGTACCCCCTGCCCGAGAACTGGCTGCACAAGGAGGCCCAGAAGCTCTTCCTGGAGCCCGACGTGGTCGATCCCGACGCGGTGGAGCTGAAGTGGAGCGAACCGGACGAGGAGCAGCTGGTGCAGTTCATGTGCGGGGAGAAGCAGTTCAACGAGGAGCGCATCCGCAACGGCGTCAGGAGGCTGAGCAAGAGCCGCCAGGGAAGCACCCAGGGCCGCCTCGACGACTTCTTCAAGGTCACCGGATCCATCACCTCGGCCAAGCGCAAGGAGCCGGAGCCCAAGGGAGGGGCCAAGAAGAAAGCCAAGACCAACTCCAAGCCCAACGGCACCGCGGCCACAAAGactaaaaaggcaaaataa